The stretch of DNA agaaatatttgttgaatgagtgaacatgcagtatacacatatacatataatatagtAATATACTTCAAATGTGTTTCTATTAGTTGGTCTtaatatgtttgtatgtatagtGTATTACCTATCTCTATAACTTATCTATTAATGTTATTTCTCTCTGTTCtcgatatttttttcttttagaatgttGAAAATAGGGATTTCCTTTTCTTAACAAATTCTCTTCCACTGAATACCTatgcaagttctttttttttaatccaagtcTACTGAAACTATCAATTTTTTGAAGGTGACTATGTtaaattatatgtggaatataatttcgaaggagaaaaaaatcacttaaaataatataattatcttGATATACTAACATGCTCTTTCCAAGaggcaataattatttttatacctACCACATAATGTGTGCCAGAAATTATAAACCTAGACTGCAACTACCTTTCAATAATTAATTTATGTTTCtcataaagaataataataaacatagcTAGAGGACAACAGCACTTGAATCCATGTAGTTTTCTGGtctgtgtggtggtggtttagtcactaagttgtatccaactcttgtgatcccatggactctagcctgccaggctcctctgttcatgggatttcccaggcaagaatacaggagtgggtagccatttccttctccaggggatcttcccgacccagagatcaaacccccatctcttgcattgcagatggattctttactgactgagccagcaggaaagcccatAATCTGGAAAAGCAGAGTTATTCTTATCCATGGAGAATGACTATTTACCAAGCATGTCTTATCACTTAATAGGTTTCAGGCACTGCAGACATCATGCCAGACACTATAgttcccagaaagaaaaaacacacctGAATAGCTTATGTATTCTGATAGGTACCAGGGTGGATGTGTCACCAAGGACTTATATACATTTCCATAAATTACTTGCTTATGATAGATagaggctttcctggtagctcagctggtaaagaatctgcttgtagtgcaggagacctggcttcaatccctgggttggaaagataacctggagaagggaagggctatccactccagtattctggcctagagaatttcatggactgtatagtccatggagtcacaaagagttggacacgactgagcgactcacacttcaCTGTGATAGAAAATTGTTGACCATGTATTTGTTTTCACAGTTAAAACTGAGTgttcaaatataaattattatggaGGAAAGAATTATATTTGCACAGGACCTCTGAGCCTACAAGATACATCTGAGAATTATAACTTATAacctcacagacacagaggaggGCTTGAAAGTTTGAGATACTGAGATGATGCAGCAAAGTCCAATGGAGAAGGAATCAAAGTGAAAATCCAGATCTcacatacatcagttcagttcagttcagtccctcagtcatctccgactctttgccatcccatgaatcacagcacgccaggcctcgctgtccatcaccaactcccggagttcacccaaactcatgtccatcgagttggtaatactatccagccatctcatcctctgtcatcaccttctcctcctgcccccaacccctcccagcatcagagacatttccaatgagtcaattctttgcatgaggtggccaaagtattggagttttagctttatcatcagtccttccaaataacacccaggactgatctcctttagaatggactggttgaatctccttgcagtccaagggactctcaagagtcttctccaacaccacagttcaaaagcatcaattcttcagcactcagctttcttcacagtccaagtctcacatccatacatgaccacaggaaaaaccatagccttgactagatggacctttgttggaaaattaatatctctgctttttaatatgctatcaagattggtcataactttccttccaaggagtaagtatcttttaatttcatggctgcaatcaccatctgcagtgattttggagcgcccaaaaaacaaagtctgatactgtttccactgtttccccatctatttcccatgaagtgatgggaccagatgccatgatctttgttttctgaatgttgagctttaagccaactttttcactctcctcttttactttcatcaagaggctttttagttcctcttcactttctgccataagggtgctgtcatctgtatatctgaggtcactgatgtttatcccggcaatcttgattccagcttgcctCACATACATAGTGCAGTGCTTTTCAGTAAATCATGTATCAAATGTCCTTAGCAATATTTTACAGGTGATAGATACTAGGAGTCTGAAGAGATAAAAACCATCATTGAAGAAGTAAGAAAGTCTTGAAGGAAATACTGAGCAAGAATGCCAAAGACATGCTCCATGTTTACAATGACTGCACTGTTTTTGTTCTCAGAAATTCAGAACAGAAGCCTTTCAATATTAACAAGTActgttttttattactttttaggtAATTCAGGCCCTAAGAAGCTGTTACATGCTGAATGGATCTTCTTATGCTTCAAAACAATGTGACTGAATTTGTTCTCTTGGGACTCACACAAAATCCACATTTGCAGAAAGTACTATTTATTGTCTTTCTGCTTATTTTCCTGTTTACCATGGTGGCCAATCTGCTCAttgccatcaccatctccctcaGCCCCACACTTTCTGCTCCAATGTACTTTTTTCTCACTTATTTGGCCTTCATAGATGCCTTTTACACATCTACCACAACCCCCAAAATGGCCATTGACCTGCTGTACCAGAGGAGAACCATCTCTTGGCATGGATGTCTGGCTCAACTCTTTTTGGTACACTTCCTGGGAGGATCAGAGATTATAGTCCTCATcgtcatggcctatgaccgctatgtggccatctgcaagcctctGCACTACACAGCCATCATGCAACAGGGGCTCTGCCAGCTCCTGGTTGTGGTGGCCTTGATTGGGGGGATCCTGCATGCTACTGTACAGATTCTTTTTACAGTAGACTTGACCTTCTGTGGTCACAACGTCATGGACCACTTCATGTGTGATTTCTTCTCACTCTTGGAAATTGCctgcagtcacacacacacacttggaatGGTGGTGGCAGCCAACAGTGGGGCCATGTGCTTGCTCATTTTTTTCATGCTACTCATCTCCTACATAGTCATTCTGAGCTCCCTGAAATCCCATGGTTCTGAAGGACGGCGCAGAGCCCTCTCCACATGTGGCTCCCACTTTACAGTAGTGGTGCTGTATTTTGTCCCTTGTATATTTAGTTACATGCGTCCTGTGGCCACTTACCCTGGGGACAAGTTGGTGAGTGTGTTCTTTATAATAATCACTCCCATGTTAAATCCTATCATTTACACAGTGAGAAACACAGAGGTGAAAAATGCCACGTGGAGTTTGTTGAAGAGGAGAGTAGCTTAGGCTGTCCTTGAGGCTGAGAAAGTAATTAATTATATACATAGGGAAGATTTTACCTATTGTAAATTGTGAAAGTAATTTAGGAAAATTTTTAGatcatttccattaaaaatattttccaagctGATTTCTCCCCAGAAAAAGGTACTTCATCCACTGAAAAAATGACTAGAAGCTAACATTTGTTGGGTATTTGATAATGGCtagttatttttc from Bos mutus isolate GX-2022 chromosome 19, NWIPB_WYAK_1.1, whole genome shotgun sequence encodes:
- the LOC102265863 gene encoding olfactory receptor 4C3D; this encodes MDLLMLQNNVTEFVLLGLTQNPHLQKVLFIVFLLIFLFTMVANLLIAITISLSPTLSAPMYFFLTYLAFIDAFYTSTTTPKMAIDLLYQRRTISWHGCLAQLFLVHFLGGSEIIVLIVMAYDRYVAICKPLHYTAIMQQGLCQLLVVVALIGGILHATVQILFTVDLTFCGHNVMDHFMCDFFSLLEIACSHTHTLGMVVAANSGAMCLLIFFMLLISYIVILSSLKSHGSEGRRRALSTCGSHFTVVVLYFVPCIFSYMRPVATYPGDKLVSVFFIIITPMLNPIIYTVRNTEVKNATWSLLKRRVTFPVLKLSIIKIK